CCAGCTACAGGCTTTTATGGCTGCCGATCCAGCCTTCTAGCCCTGACCATTTTTTTATTTAAAAGCTTCGCCACAGAATAAGTATGCAAAATCTCAGTTATCTAGGATTAGTACATACTTACGTGCTTGATTTGTTGTGTAATATCATAAACAAGTCGGAGAAAAACTACCATACATCCAGCTGCTACTTTACAGATTCTTTATATTAACCGCGTCATTTCCGATTCTGGAATAATGAAAGAGAGCTAAAAGCCTTACATAGCTTAACTTTGGAGGCTATAACTCTGCCGAAATAGCTAGTTTGCAGATCGAAGAAGCCAACGCAATCATGGGTATTCTAGGATTTGATAATTGAAAATATTCTCAATAATCTTTTGTATATTTTTATTAAGAAACAATCAAACCCTTATCTGGCAATCATTATTGCATTTAGGTATTTTTCGGGGTAACTGAGATAATTTTAAAAATTGTGTGAAAAGACAATCTCAGGAACGGGGGTTTTAAGCATATTTACTTAGACAAAGTGGCGATCGCACTTACGCTTAAGCCTCTAGCTATAAATCACCCGATCGCGCCGATCGGGGTTATTTTTGTCGATCGTCTTAATTACACGAGCTGGAACACCCGCCACCACCGTATGCGGTGGTACATCTTTCGTCACAACAGCACCAGCAGCGACAACCGCACCCTTACCTACGCGAACGCCATCAGTAACGATCGCCCCAGCACCTAACCAAACGTCGTCCTCAATTACGATCCCCTCAGCAGTGATACCTTGTTCTACAAAAGAGCGAGTCGGATCGTCAAAAACATGATTGACGGCGAGAATTTGAGTGAAAGGGGAAGTATAGACGCGATCGCCAATCTCCACCCCCCCTTGTCCGCGAATCACAGTATATTCGCCTACCAGACTATTTTTGCCAATTTTGATACCAGCATTAGGCAAATCGCGAAAGTTGTAAACGTGGAGAAGCGCTCCGTGCATGACGATGGTATCGCGACCAATTTCGATGCCATTCGAGCA
The nucleotide sequence above comes from Aerosakkonema funiforme FACHB-1375. Encoded proteins:
- a CDS encoding acyltransferase; this encodes MSIIDGLRLYISRQASGLGRYILEQILYFLVGGIPTILGIAIRAVLYRLILRMDGVAAIEDGVRLRFADNIKLGHGAYLDKGVYLHACSNGIEIGRDTIVMHGALLHVYNFRDLPNAGIKIGKNSLVGEYTVIRGQGGVEIGDRVYTSPFTQILAVNHVFDDPTRSFVEQGITAEGIVIEDDVWLGAGAIVTDGVRVGKGAVVAAGAVVTKDVPPHTVVAGVPARVIKTIDKNNPDRRDRVIYS